The DNA window AATGGCATTTTCAAAGCCTTGACCGGCGAGGACTACATCACCGCCGAGCGCAAGAACAAGAACCCGTTCAGCTTCAAGCCCTACGCCAGGCTGCTTTTTTCCTGCAACGAGATCCCCCGCAACTACGGCGACCGAAGCGAGGGGTTCTACCGCAGGCTTGTGATTATACGCTTCGAAAACCCGGTGCCGCCTGAAAAAAGGGATCCGAACCTCATAGAAAAGCTTGCCTCGGAGCGCGACGGCATCTTCATGTGGGCGCTTGAGGGGCTGAAGCGTCTGATTGCAAACGGCTATGCGTTTTCGGAAACGGAAAGCACAAAAGCGGAGCTTCAAAGATACAAGGTGGAGAGCAACAGCGCCCTTTCGTTCGTGGAGGAATGCTGCGTGCTGGATAATGAGGCGGAATGCGTCAGGGAGGAGCTTTTCCAGGCATACCGGGACTATTGCCTGAAAAACGGCTTCAAGCCGATGTCCCAGGCCAACTTCAACAAGGATATTGAAAGCCTGGGCGAGCGCGTGGAGCGCGGGCTTGAAAAGATCAGCCGCCGCAAAACATGGCGCGGCATACGCTTGGAGGGTTGATGATTGATGAGAATGTGCAAACATAGCGAACGGGTCTGGGTCAAAAACGAACGGGTTGCGAACCACTTTAAAACGCATAAAAGCATTGCAATATCGGGCTTTGAACGGGGTGAACCACTTTTTCCTATTTCTTATATAGGAACCAGAACAGCAAGGGGTATATAGAGAGAAAATAATATATATAAAAGAATATGGATAAAAACCCGTTCAACCCGTTCAAACCGGCATAAATACTGGATTTTCAGCGCCCAAAACCGGTTCGCGACCCGTTCGCTCCCGTTCAGGAACTAAGGAGCGGAGTTATGGCGGAAAGAGATATCGTAAACGCAATCATGCGGTATTTAAAGTCTGTGCCGGAATGCTTCTGCTGGAAGGAGCACGGCGGCATGTACGGCACAGCCGGTCTGCCGGACATTATCTGCTGCATTAAAGGCAGGTTTGTCGCCTTTGAGGTGAAAACGCCGTCCGGCAGGCTGACAAAGCTTCAGGAAGCGACGATGCGTAAAATCAGAGAGGCAAAGGGCGAAGCCTTCAAGGTAACAAGCGTCGAGGATGTCAAGGTTATTCTTGATGCTTTGGAGGTGCCTTCCCATGATGATAGCCTGGGCATATTTGGACAAGAAATCGGCGGCGGTTGACGCGCTGAAGGATTACGCCAGCATGAAATATATCATCCAAAACCATCACTGCGAGCTTGAGGAGGCCATGGAACGGATGACTTCGCTTCCATCCTCCCTGCCGGACGGCCGGCCGAGGGCGAAAAACCCGAAAGCGGGCGAAGCGCGGCTGGCGGCCTCGCTTGACGAGATAGACGTTCTCAAGGAGCGGTACCGGAGGGCGCTGGAATACATGGAGTGGTTCCAGCCCGCCTGGGACGCCCTGACGGAGGACGAGCAGTTCGTCCTGTCGGAGTTTTACTGCGGCGGCGATGTGCGGCAGACCGACGCGGTCGGGAATATCTGCGAGCGGTTCCACATCGAGCGCTCGTCCGCCTACAACAAGAAGAACAGGGCGCTGTCCCGGCTGGCGCTTTTGCTGTACGGCAAATGAGTAATTTCGTGGACGACTTTTGCAGTTGAGGGTGCTATACTGGTAGCATGAAATAAAATGTTAAATCCGAAGAAGCCTTTGGGGTATATGCCCTGAGGGCTTTTTCTGTGCATAGGAGATGGAGCTATGCCAAGAAAACCGAAGCGCCCGTGCAGCTATCCCGGCTGTGCGGAGCTGACGGACGGAAGATACTGCGATAAGCATCAAAAACAAGCTGACTCATACTACAACAAATATGAGCGCGACCCGGCAATACGAAAACGCTACGGCAGGACATGGAAGCGCATCCGGGACAGGTACATAGCGGAGCATCCGCTTTGCGAGGAATGCAAAAAGGCCGGAAGGCTCACTCCAGCCGAAGAGGTGCATCATATTATCCCTTTGTCCAGAGGCGGAACCAATGAGGACGGCAACCTTATGAGCCTGTGCACGAGATGCCACTCGGCGATAACGGCGAAAGAAGGCGGGCGGTGGGGATAAAGAAAGGCCGCCTTGCGGCGGCGCTTTCAATCAAACTGCCTGAGAAATGCGGCGGGCTCTTTTGCGGGAACCGGCGAGGCGGCAAAGTCGGCGGTGTTGCGCGTGACGATGCAGGCTGCTTTGATGCGCCTGGCGCACTGCGCGGCAAGCGCGTCCTCGTAGTCCGTCATGTCAAGCTCCATCGCGCCGAGCACGTCCGCTTTCCCGACGTCGGCTATATCCAGAACGGAGCACAGCGTCCTGATGGCTTCCAGCGTTT is part of the Ferviditalea candida genome and encodes:
- a CDS encoding VRR-NUC domain-containing protein, whose product is MAERDIVNAIMRYLKSVPECFCWKEHGGMYGTAGLPDIICCIKGRFVAFEVKTPSGRLTKLQEATMRKIREAKGEAFKVTSVEDVKVILDALEVPSHDDSLGIFGQEIGGG
- a CDS encoding HNH endonuclease, which encodes MPRKPKRPCSYPGCAELTDGRYCDKHQKQADSYYNKYERDPAIRKRYGRTWKRIRDRYIAEHPLCEECKKAGRLTPAEEVHHIIPLSRGGTNEDGNLMSLCTRCHSAITAKEGGRWG
- a CDS encoding type II toxin-antitoxin system VapC family toxin, whose translation is MKILIDTNVIIDYLVDRTPFADHAERVLELCRSGEVEGFLTASAVTDIYYVVRKAAGREKTLEAIRTLCSVLDIADVGKADVLGAMELDMTDYEDALAAQCARRIKAACIVTRNTADFAASPVPAKEPAAFLRQFD